Proteins from a single region of Candidatus Margulisiibacteriota bacterium:
- a CDS encoding glutamine synthetase family protein: MPSKEEIIKQVKDNKIEFIRLWFTDINGILKSFAISPDELEGALTQGMGFDGSSITGFQDIEESDMIAMPDKDTFAILPWRPEEAPVARMICDILQPDAGKHKPYEGDPRYILKRAIEKMKKMGFDHFYVGPELEFFYFKNAQGTEILDEGGYFDLTPLDMASNLRRDTVQALRKLGIYVEYSHHEVAPSQHEIDMRYADALQMADNTVTYKLTVKEIASKHGVYATFMPKPIFGQNGSGMHVHQSLFKGKANAFYDPNDKYNLSDVGKSYIAGILKHAPEMISILASGVNSYKRLVPGYEAPVYIAWSRRNRSALVRVPMYQPGKEVATRMELRCPDPSGNPYLQFAVMLQAGLKGIEKGYKLPEPMELNLYHLTDEERAEKGIKSLPASLGEAIAITQQSELVKEALGKHTFERFISVKKKEWDEFRIQVTEYELKRYLPIL; this comes from the coding sequence ATGCCGAGCAAAGAAGAAATAATCAAACAGGTCAAAGACAACAAAATAGAGTTCATAAGGCTCTGGTTTACCGACATCAACGGGATACTCAAGAGTTTTGCCATCAGCCCGGACGAACTTGAAGGAGCGCTGACCCAGGGCATGGGTTTTGACGGCTCTTCCATCACAGGTTTCCAGGATATAGAGGAATCCGACATGATAGCGATGCCGGACAAAGACACTTTTGCCATCCTGCCGTGGAGGCCGGAAGAGGCTCCCGTGGCAAGAATGATCTGCGATATCCTCCAGCCCGATGCCGGAAAGCACAAGCCTTATGAGGGAGACCCCCGCTATATACTTAAAAGAGCGATAGAAAAAATGAAGAAGATGGGCTTTGACCACTTTTATGTTGGTCCGGAGCTTGAGTTCTTCTATTTTAAGAACGCCCAGGGAACCGAGATACTTGACGAGGGGGGCTACTTTGACCTGACCCCTCTTGATATGGCTTCCAACCTGCGCAGGGACACGGTCCAGGCGCTGAGAAAACTCGGCATATATGTCGAATATTCGCACCACGAAGTGGCGCCTTCGCAGCACGAGATAGACATGCGCTATGCGGACGCGCTCCAGATGGCGGACAATACCGTTACCTACAAGCTCACTGTTAAAGAGATCGCTTCAAAACACGGCGTGTACGCGACCTTTATGCCAAAACCGATCTTCGGTCAGAACGGCTCCGGGATGCATGTCCACCAGAGCCTGTTCAAGGGCAAGGCTAACGCTTTTTATGATCCTAACGACAAGTACAATCTTTCCGATGTCGGAAAATCCTATATAGCCGGCATACTTAAGCACGCCCCGGAGATGATATCCATTCTTGCTTCGGGAGTGAACTCGTATAAAAGACTTGTTCCCGGGTACGAAGCGCCGGTCTATATTGCCTGGTCCAGAAGGAACCGCTCCGCTCTTGTCAGGGTGCCGATGTACCAGCCCGGCAAGGAAGTGGCCACCAGGATGGAGCTCAGATGTCCGGACCCTTCGGGGAACCCCTACCTGCAATTTGCCGTGATGCTGCAGGCAGGCCTTAAGGGGATAGAAAAAGGCTACAAACTTCCGGAGCCGATGGAGCTGAACCTCTACCACCTGACGGACGAGGAAAGGGCGGAAAAAGGAATAAAGTCGCTTCCCGCAAGCCTTGGAGAGGCCATTGCCATCACGCAACAGAGCGAACTGGTAAAAGAAGCGCTTGGCAAGCACACTTTTGAAAGGTTCATCTCTGTCAAGAAAAAAGAATGGGACGAGTTCAGGATCCAGGTCACGGAATACGAACTAAAGAGATATCTGCCGATACTTTAG
- a CDS encoding helix-turn-helix domain-containing protein, translating into MILDSLDKESLSNGVLKEHKGDLYRFFVEALEKRLIERVLEHTGGNKLKAASLLGINRNTIRSKIRKYCIWTK; encoded by the coding sequence ATGATATTAGACAGCTTAGATAAAGAATCTTTAAGCAACGGAGTTCTCAAAGAGCACAAAGGAGATCTCTACCGGTTCTTTGTGGAAGCCCTGGAAAAACGGCTTATTGAAAGAGTTCTGGAGCATACCGGCGGCAACAAGCTGAAAGCCGCAAGCCTGCTGGGGATCAATAGAAATACGATAAGGTCAAAGATCAGGAAGTACTGCATATGGACAAAATGA